A stretch of the Mycolicibacterium celeriflavum genome encodes the following:
- a CDS encoding UdgX family uracil-DNA binding protein (This protein belongs to the uracil DNA glycosylase superfamily, members of which act in excision repair of DNA. However, it belongs more specifically to UdgX branch, whose founding member was found to bind uracil in DNA (where it does not belong), without cleaving it, appears to promote DNA repair by a pathway involving RecA, rather than base excision.): MPARPKHTAAEFVPDTRDLDDLADAATGCKGCDLYLDATQTVFGGGSADAEMMLVGEQPGDQEDKAGAPFVGPAGKLLDKALVQAGIDRGRVYVTNAVKHFKFTLPERGKRRIHKTPGRTEVVSCRPWLLAELDAVRPEVLVLMGATAAQSMMGSAFRLTAHRGEALRLPEIDEITDLDVDPAVAVTVHPSSVLRGRPEDREEAFGALVSDLRFAAGLRSAAR, from the coding sequence ATGCCCGCACGGCCCAAGCACACTGCCGCGGAGTTCGTTCCGGACACCCGCGATCTCGACGACCTCGCCGACGCCGCAACCGGCTGCAAGGGGTGCGACCTCTATCTCGACGCGACGCAGACCGTGTTCGGCGGCGGCTCCGCGGACGCCGAGATGATGCTGGTCGGGGAACAGCCCGGCGACCAGGAGGACAAGGCGGGCGCACCGTTCGTCGGCCCCGCGGGCAAGCTGCTGGACAAGGCGCTGGTGCAAGCCGGGATCGACCGCGGACGGGTGTATGTGACCAATGCGGTCAAGCACTTCAAGTTCACGCTGCCCGAACGCGGCAAGCGTCGTATCCACAAGACGCCCGGCCGCACCGAGGTGGTGTCCTGCCGGCCATGGCTGCTCGCCGAACTGGACGCGGTTCGACCCGAAGTGCTGGTGCTGATGGGCGCGACCGCCGCTCAGTCGATGATGGGCAGCGCGTTTCGGCTGACCGCACACCGTGGCGAGGCGCTGCGGCTCCCGGAGATCGACGAGATCACCGACCTCGACGTCGACCCCGCCGTCGCGGTCACCGTGCACCCGTCATCGGTGCTTCGGGGACGGCCCGAAGACCGCGAGGAGGCGTTCGGAGCGCTGGTGTCCGATCTGCGGTTCGCCGCGGGCCTGCGTTCCGCTGCGAGGTGA
- the uvrB gene encoding excinuclease ABC subunit UvrB has product MAFATEHPVLAHSEYRPVDSIVRTGGHFEVVSPYAPAGDQPAAIDELERRIKAGEHDVVLLGATGTGKSATTAWLIERVQRPTLVMEPNKTLAAQMANELREMLPHNSVEYFVSYYDYYQPEAYIAQTDTYIEKDSSINDDVERLRHSATSSLLSRRDVVVVASVSCIYGLGTPQSYLDRSVELRVGQEVPRDALLRLLVDVQYTRNDMAFTRGSFRVRGDTVEIIPSYEELAVRIEFFGDEIEELYYLHPLTGDVVRKVDSLRIFPATHYVAGPERMAQAITSIEQELEERLAELEGQGKLLEAQRLRMRTNYDVEMMRQVGFCSGIENYSRHIDGRGPGTAPATLIDYFPEDFLLVIDESHVTVPQIGGMYEGDMSRKRNLVDFGFRLPSAVDNRPLTWEEFADRIGQTVYLSATPGPYEMSQTGGEFVEQVIRPTGLVDPQVLVKPTKGQIDDLIGEIRKRTERDERVLVTTLTKKMAEDLTDYLLEMGIRVRYLHSEVDTLRRVELLRQLRLGDYDVLVGINLLREGLDLPEVSLVAILDADKEGFLRSPRSLIQTIGRAARNVSGEVHMYADKITDSMKEAIDETERRRAKQIAYNTEHGIDPKPLRKKIADILDQVYREADDVEVGGSGRNASRGRRAQGEPGRAVSAGIIEGRDTSNMPRAELADLIKDLTEQMMTAARDLQFELAARIRDEIHDLKKELRGMDAAGLK; this is encoded by the coding sequence ATGGCCTTCGCTACTGAACACCCCGTGCTCGCGCACTCGGAGTACCGCCCTGTCGACTCGATCGTGCGCACCGGCGGCCACTTCGAGGTGGTCAGCCCCTATGCGCCCGCCGGGGACCAGCCGGCCGCGATCGACGAGTTGGAGCGCCGGATCAAGGCGGGGGAGCACGATGTGGTGCTGCTGGGCGCCACCGGCACCGGCAAATCCGCCACGACGGCGTGGCTCATCGAGCGGGTGCAGCGGCCGACGTTGGTGATGGAGCCCAACAAGACGCTCGCCGCACAGATGGCCAACGAGTTGCGGGAGATGTTGCCGCACAATTCAGTCGAGTACTTCGTCTCGTACTACGACTACTACCAACCCGAGGCCTACATCGCCCAGACCGACACCTACATCGAGAAGGACAGCTCGATCAACGACGACGTCGAGCGGTTGCGGCACTCCGCGACGTCGAGCCTGTTGTCGCGCCGCGACGTGGTGGTGGTCGCGTCGGTGTCGTGCATCTACGGTCTGGGCACCCCGCAGTCGTACCTGGACCGGTCGGTGGAACTGCGAGTGGGCCAGGAGGTGCCGCGCGACGCGCTGCTGCGCCTGCTGGTCGACGTCCAGTACACCCGCAACGACATGGCTTTCACCCGCGGGTCGTTCCGGGTGCGCGGTGACACCGTCGAGATCATCCCGTCGTACGAGGAGTTGGCCGTCCGCATCGAGTTCTTCGGCGACGAGATCGAGGAGCTGTACTACCTGCATCCGCTGACCGGTGACGTGGTGCGCAAGGTCGACTCGCTGCGGATCTTCCCCGCGACGCACTACGTCGCGGGTCCGGAGCGGATGGCGCAGGCGATCACGTCCATCGAGCAGGAACTCGAGGAGCGGCTGGCCGAACTGGAGGGTCAGGGCAAACTGCTGGAGGCCCAGCGGCTGCGGATGCGGACCAACTACGACGTCGAGATGATGCGTCAGGTCGGCTTCTGCTCGGGCATCGAGAACTACTCGCGTCACATCGACGGACGAGGGCCGGGAACCGCGCCGGCGACGCTCATCGACTACTTCCCCGAGGACTTTCTGCTCGTCATCGACGAGTCGCACGTGACGGTGCCGCAGATCGGCGGCATGTACGAGGGCGACATGTCCCGCAAGCGCAACCTCGTCGACTTCGGTTTCCGGCTGCCCTCGGCAGTCGACAACCGCCCGCTGACCTGGGAGGAGTTCGCCGACCGGATCGGTCAGACGGTGTACCTGTCGGCAACGCCCGGGCCGTATGAGATGAGCCAGACCGGCGGCGAATTCGTCGAGCAGGTCATCCGTCCCACCGGCCTGGTCGATCCACAGGTGTTGGTCAAGCCGACGAAGGGCCAGATCGACGACCTGATCGGGGAGATCCGCAAGCGGACCGAACGCGACGAGCGCGTGCTGGTCACCACGTTGACCAAGAAGATGGCCGAAGACCTCACCGACTACCTGCTCGAAATGGGCATCCGGGTGCGGTACCTGCACTCCGAGGTGGACACGCTGCGCCGGGTCGAGTTGCTGCGGCAGTTGCGCCTCGGTGATTACGACGTGCTGGTCGGCATCAACCTGCTGCGCGAGGGGTTGGACCTGCCCGAGGTGTCGCTGGTCGCGATCCTCGACGCCGACAAGGAAGGCTTCTTGCGGTCTCCGCGCAGCCTGATCCAGACCATCGGCCGCGCCGCGCGCAATGTGTCCGGTGAGGTGCACATGTACGCGGACAAGATCACCGATTCGATGAAGGAAGCCATCGACGAGACCGAGCGGCGTCGTGCCAAGCAGATCGCCTACAACACCGAGCACGGCATCGATCCGAAGCCGTTGCGCAAGAAGATCGCCGACATCCTCGATCAGGTGTACCGCGAGGCTGACGATGTCGAGGTGGGTGGCTCTGGTCGCAACGCCTCCCGCGGACGCCGCGCACAGGGTGAGCCCGGCCGTGCGGTCAGCGCCGGGATCATCGAGGGGCGCGACACCTCGAACATGCCGCGCGCCGAATTGGCCGACCTCATCAAGGACCTCACGGAGCAGATGATGACCGCGGCGCGGGACCTGCAGTTCGAGTTGGCGGCCCGCATCCGTGACGAGATCCACGACCTGAAGAAGGAACTGCGCGGCATGGACGCCGCCGGCCTGAAGTGA
- a CDS encoding DUF402 domain-containing protein — protein MHAPKHETFDLRAHTNTDPKGVVRPVEIYTVRPWGLYMARPAPGRTQFHYLESWLLPSLRLRATVFHFNPGHELDQDYYLDVGRYTPGRDVWHSEDHYLDLVVRTGEGADLCDVDELLTAVRHNLLTPETGEQAVQAAVSAIDGLSRHGYDLNRWLAGQGMPLTWRDG, from the coding sequence ATCCACGCTCCCAAGCACGAGACGTTCGACCTGCGCGCCCACACAAACACCGATCCGAAGGGCGTCGTGCGGCCGGTCGAGATCTACACGGTCCGACCGTGGGGCCTCTATATGGCTCGTCCGGCTCCCGGTCGCACCCAGTTCCACTACCTGGAGTCGTGGCTGCTGCCGTCCCTGCGGCTGCGCGCGACGGTGTTCCACTTCAATCCGGGCCACGAACTGGACCAGGACTACTACCTCGACGTCGGGCGCTACACGCCCGGCCGGGACGTCTGGCATTCCGAGGACCACTACCTCGACCTGGTGGTCCGCACCGGCGAGGGGGCCGACCTCTGCGACGTCGACGAACTGCTCACCGCGGTGCGGCACAACCTGCTGACACCGGAGACCGGCGAGCAGGCGGTACAGGCTGCGGTGTCCGCGATCGACGGGCTGTCACGGCACGGCTACGACCTGAACCGTTGGCTAGCCGGTCAAGGTATGCCGCTGACCTGGCGCGATGGGTAG
- the coaE gene encoding dephospho-CoA kinase, translated as MLRIGLSGGIGAGKSTVSATFSELGGIVVDGDVIAREVVEPGTEGLAKLVDAFGEQILHDDGALNRPALAAIAFSDEEKRKTLNGIVHPLVAHRRSELIAAAAEDAVIVEDIPLLVESGMAPMFPLVVIVHADEDVRVKRLIEHRGFTEEDARARIAAQANEEQRRAVADVWLDNAGTTAALVSAARALWHERIVPFAHNLHENRPAHCEPVLVPYDPTWPDQAQRILARLNTACGHRAVRIDHIGSTAVPGLDAKDVIDVQVTVGSLDVADELREALTTAGYVCMPITADVGKPDARSTAAEFDHSDDDALWHKRIHCSADPGRPTNVHLRVDGWPGQQFALLFVDWLRANPDAQADYLALKRQVVAQGHTETGSYADAKEPWLLDAYRRAWAWADATGWRP; from the coding sequence GTGCTGCGCATTGGGCTCTCCGGCGGTATCGGCGCCGGGAAATCGACGGTGTCCGCGACGTTCAGTGAGCTCGGGGGAATCGTCGTCGACGGCGACGTGATCGCTCGCGAGGTCGTCGAGCCCGGGACCGAGGGGCTGGCCAAGCTGGTCGACGCATTCGGCGAGCAGATTCTGCACGACGACGGCGCGCTCAACAGGCCGGCGCTCGCCGCCATCGCGTTCAGCGACGAGGAGAAGCGCAAGACCCTCAACGGGATCGTCCATCCGCTGGTCGCGCACCGCCGATCGGAGTTGATCGCGGCTGCCGCCGAAGACGCCGTGATCGTCGAAGACATCCCGCTGCTGGTCGAATCCGGTATGGCACCGATGTTCCCGCTTGTGGTGATCGTGCACGCCGACGAGGACGTGCGGGTGAAGCGGTTGATCGAGCACCGGGGTTTCACCGAAGAGGACGCCCGGGCGCGGATCGCCGCGCAAGCCAACGAGGAACAGCGCCGGGCCGTCGCCGACGTGTGGCTGGACAACGCGGGCACCACAGCTGCGCTGGTCAGCGCGGCGCGAGCGCTGTGGCACGAACGGATCGTGCCGTTCGCGCACAACCTGCACGAGAATCGGCCCGCACACTGCGAACCGGTACTGGTGCCCTACGACCCGACATGGCCCGACCAGGCACAGCGCATCCTGGCGCGGCTCAACACCGCGTGCGGGCACCGTGCCGTGCGTATCGACCACATCGGTTCCACCGCGGTGCCCGGACTCGACGCCAAGGACGTGATCGACGTCCAGGTGACGGTCGGCTCGCTCGATGTCGCCGACGAACTACGCGAGGCATTGACGACGGCCGGCTATGTCTGCATGCCGATCACCGCCGACGTCGGCAAGCCGGACGCCCGCAGCACGGCCGCGGAATTCGACCACTCCGACGATGACGCGCTGTGGCACAAGCGAATTCACTGCTCCGCCGATCCCGGTCGGCCGACGAACGTCCATCTACGGGTCGATGGCTGGCCGGGCCAACAGTTCGCGCTGCTCTTCGTCGACTGGTTACGCGCGAACCCAGATGCCCAAGCCGACTACCTCGCGCTGAAGCGGCAGGTCGTCGCCCAGGGGCACACCGAGACCGGTTCCTACGCCGACGCGAAAGAGCCGTGGCTCCTCGACGCGTACCGACGTGCGTGGGCGTGGGCCGATGCCACCGGGTGGCGGCCCTGA